In a single window of the Elaeis guineensis isolate ETL-2024a chromosome 6, EG11, whole genome shotgun sequence genome:
- the LOC105037281 gene encoding subtilisin-like protease 4: MEILKGTGFSLLAFFLACNALVPVRSQLLPIVDPVGSNGSQIKTYIVHVYPPEDMELLGAEQLENWHRSFLPNTTLDSGEPRLIYSYHSVISGFAARLAPDEVKGMEKMEGFVSARPEQHLRLGTTYTPKFLGLDQYDSLWMKSRQGEGVIIGVLDSGIVPTHPSFDAKGMPEPPIKWRGCCEFNNTRCNKWVPKPCNNKLIGAAAFGISRTPDDDIGHGTHVAGIVAGNFVDGAQVLGQAKGTAAGMAPRAHLAVYKVCSTLFHRTSCHDTNILAGIEKAMDDGVDVLSMSIYLRGEKIHSSSIAQGTFRAMEKGIISVCCAGNEGPDPSSIANDAPWILTVGASSIDRVARATVRLGNGMEFDGESAYQPANFSSSTMMPIAYPGVIDTNVKKACQDGAFHGMNITGKIVLCGQGFNDPVNKGELVKAAGGAALIVLNQRWNNFTIRADPHVIPAAHLNHQDSLKVVNYFSTEKNPTATIVFKGTLYGARRAPAVASFSSRGPSLVNGGILKPDIIGPGVDILSAWHQEVGPDPSGDTDKIFNFAYGCSMATPHLAGVAALLNSSHPDWSPAAIKSAIMTTAHTVDREGKPIADEASANMQDPASVFAMGAGHVDPSKANDPGLIYDIKPEEYIGYLCGGLRYSDSLVSQVVGRRIQCSAVKNIAADQLNLPSISVNLGKSSLHDKPAGVVTSSKIRTVSRTVTNVGEANSVFLVKVDEPEGVSVKITPQVLRFSGLNEEKSYTVELSTDGKPPGKYSEGQLRWISSKHVARSPISVTF; encoded by the coding sequence ATGGAGATACTCAAAGGTACAGGCTTTTCCTTGCTCGCCTTCTTCCTAGCATGCAATGCTCTGGTCCCCGTTCGTAGCCAGCTTCTTCCTATAGTCGATCCAGTTGGCAGCAATGGCAGCCAAATCAAGACCTACATCGTTCATGTTTACCCGCCCGAGGACATGGAGCTCCTTGGCGCCGAACAACTTGAGAACTGGCACAGATCCTTCTTGCCCAACACCACTCTTGATTCGGGTGAGCCGAGGCTGATCTACTCGTACCACAGTGTGATCAGTGGGTTTGCAGCGAGGCTCGCCCCGGATGAAGTGAAGGGCATGGAGAAAATGGAGGGGTTTGTGTCTGCACGACCAGAGCAGCACCTTCGTCTTGGCACGACGTATACCCCAAAATTCTTGGGGTTGGACCAATATGATAGCCTGTGGATGAAGTCCAGGCAAGGCGAGGGGGTGATCATAGGGGTGCTGGACAGCGGCATCGTTCCCACCCATCCTTCTTTCGATGCCAAGGGCATGCCAGAACCCCCCATAAAATGGCGTGGCTGCTGTGAGTTCAACAATACCAGATGCAACAAGTGGGTCCCGAAGCCCTGCAACAATAAGCTCATCGGTGCCGCGGCCTTCGGGATCAGCCGCACGCCGGACGATGACATCGGGCACGGGACTCACGTCGCCGGCATTGTGGCTGGAAACTTCGTCGATGGTGCTCAAGTACTCGGTCAAGCCAAGGGTACCGCAGCCGGCATGGCCCCTAGAGCTCACCTGGCGGTCTACAAGGTGTGCAGCACACTCTTCCACCGAACCAGCTGTCATGACACCAATATACTAGCCGGCATCGAAAAGGCCATGGATGATGGTGTCGATGTGCTTTCGATGTCCATCTATTTGCGGGGAGAAAAAATTCACAGCAGCAGCATCGCCCAAGGCACGTTTCGAGCAATGGAGAAGGGAATCATCTCCGTCTGCTGCGCGGGAAATGAAGGGCCCGACCCTAGTAGCATAGCTAATGATGCACCATGGATTCTGACCGTGGGGGCAAGCTCCATCGACAGGGTAGCGAGGGCGACCGTGAGGCTCGGTAACGGGATGGAATTTGATGGAGAATCTGCCTACCAACCGGCGAACTTCAGCAGCTCCACGATGATGCCCATCGCCTACCCCGGGGTTATCGATACAAATGTCAAGAAAGCTTGCCAGGATGGGGCGTTCCACGGCATGAACATAACAGGGAAGATCGTGCTGTGCGGGCAAGGATTCAATGACCCCGTCAACAAGGGTGAGCTCGTGAAGGCCGCCGGAGGGGCCGCCCTCATAGTTCTGAACCAGAGGTGGAACAATTTCACTATCAGAGCCGATCCTCATGTCATCCCAGCTGCCCATCTGAACCACCAAGATTCGTTGAAGGTCGTAAACTACTTCTCGACAGAAAAGAACCCGACGGCCACCATAGTTTTCAAAGGCACGCTATACGGAGCCCGCCGAGCTCCAGCGGTTGCCTCCTTCTCCTCGAGAGGGCCGAGCCTGGTGAACGGCGGCATTTTAAAGCCCGATATCATCGGTCCCGGTGTAGATATTCTATCAGCATGGCACCAGGAGGTCGGACCCGACCCCTCCGGCGACACGGACAAGATATTCAACTTTGCATATGGTTGCTCCATGGCCACCCCTCATCTAGCTGGAGTTGCTGCACTGCTCAACAGTTCCCATCCGGACTGGTCGCCAGCTGCAATTAAATCAGCAATCATGACGACGGCGCACACCGTAGATCGTGAGGGGAAGCCTATCGCTGATGAAGCATCTGCCAATATGCAGGATCCCGCTAGCGTCTTCGCCATGGGCGCAGGACATGTCGATCCTTCCAAAGCCAACGATCCGGGACTGATCTACGACATCAAGCCGGAGGAGTACATTGGCTACCTTTGTGGCGGCTTGAGGTACTCCGATTCCCTGGTTTCTCAGGTCGTCGGACGTCGAATCCAGTGTTCTGCTGTCAAAAATATCGCAGCGGACCAGCTAAATTTGCCATCCATCTCGGTGAACCTTGGAAAATCGTCCCTTCATGACAAGCCAGCTGGAGTAGTGACTTCTTCGAAGATCAGGACCGTAAGTCGGACTGTGACTAACGTAGGGGAGGCCAACTCAGTTTTTTTGGTGAAGGTTGATGAACCAGAAGGTGTGAGTGTGAAAATAACTCCTCAGGTGCTTCGGTTCTCTGGTCTCAATGAAGAGAAGAGCTATACCGTCGAGTTGAGCACCGACGGAAAGCCTCCAGGCAAGTACTCGGAAGGGCAACTCCGTTGGATTTCTAGCAAGCACGTCGCCAGGAGTCCTATCTCTGTCACGTTTTAA